From Coffea arabica cultivar ET-39 chromosome 2e, Coffea Arabica ET-39 HiFi, whole genome shotgun sequence, the proteins below share one genomic window:
- the LOC113733460 gene encoding RING-H2 finger protein ATL32-like, translating into MAEDDSSTLIPKLIICFIAAASAAVVVTIYHCITAGHIRALLRLGPGYRTTFVFRHHHHQPEMPQSSMENSLAELIPSHKYQKGSGLVSEHDGMCAVCLSEFEEGEDLRTLPECVHSFHAECIDMWLYSHSNCPVCRTNAAPSPQMLMHLLESNVETRHEQHNSPILSV; encoded by the coding sequence ATGGCGGAGGATGATAGCTCAAccctcattcccaaattgatcATTTGCTTCATAGCAGCAGCTTCAGCAGCAGTAGTAGTCACCATCTATCACTGCATAACCGCAGGTCACATAAGAGCCCTACTACGCTTAGGCCCCGGCTATCGCACCACATTCGTCTTCAggcaccaccaccaccaaccGGAAATGCCCCAAAGCAGCATGGAGAATTCCTTAGCGGAGCTCATCCCATCCCACAAGTATCAGAAGGGCTCCGGTTTGGTCTCTGAACACGACGGAATGTGTGCGGTTTGCTTGTCAGAATTTGAAGAAGGCGAAGATTTACGTACTTTGCCCGAGTGCGTGCACTCTTTTCACGCTGAATGTATAGATATGTGGCTGTATTCTCATTCCAATTGCCCCGTGTGCCGCACCAACGCCGCCCCTTCCCCTCAAATGCTAATGCACCTGTTAGAATCTAACGTCGAAACCCGGCATGAGCAGCATAACTCTCCGATTTTGAGTGTGTAA